A window from Megalobrama amblycephala isolate DHTTF-2021 linkage group LG9, ASM1881202v1, whole genome shotgun sequence encodes these proteins:
- the LOC125275886 gene encoding H-2 class I histocompatibility antigen, K-B alpha chain-like, with amino-acid sequence MKWIDKNPKAKETKEKWDHQTERNKFIKLFLKTCMHWISMFHITKTIPTNVRAFVPKVSAVESNLVLTCLATGFYSRDVQMYIRLNRNILEDQTSSGIRSNGDETFQMRISVKINGNHQGSYDCLFIQNSLTLSRQVLTLSDGRCFNCEMDPSWSVKAAITAVLAPVLTIVILCCIFSDRLKSVTTISYNPPNTIQPYQHSTPPKLKPNLPPWME; translated from the exons ATGAAGTGGATTGATAAAAACCCCAAAGCCAAAGAAACTAAAGAGAAATGGGATCATCAAACAGAACGCAACAAATTCATCAAGCTTTTCCTTAAGACCTGCATGCACTGGATCTCTATGTTTCATATTACAAAAACTA TTCCAACAAATGTTCGCGCTTTTGTGCCAAAAGTTTCTGCTGTTGAAAGTAATCTGGTTCTGACGTGTCTGGCCACTGGTTTCTACTCCAGAGATGTTCAGATGTACATTAGATTGAACAGAAACATCCTTGAGGACCAAACATCTTCTGGAATCAGATCAAATGGTGATGAAACCTTTCAGATGAGAATCAGTGTGAAGATCAACGGAAACCATCAAGGATCTTATGACTGTCTGTTCATTCAGAACAGTCTGACTCTATCACGACAAGTTTTAACTCTGTCGG ACGGAAGATGTTTTAACTGTGAAATGGATCCTTCATGGTCTGTtaaagcagcaataacagcagttcTAGCTCCAgttctcacaattgtgatttTGTGCTGCATCTTCTCAGATC GTCTGAAAAGTGTTACAaccatcagttacaacccccccaatacaatacaaccataccaacattcaacccccccaaagttgaaaccaaatctacccCCTTGGATGGAGTGA